In the Nerophis ophidion isolate RoL-2023_Sa linkage group LG01, RoL_Noph_v1.0, whole genome shotgun sequence genome, one interval contains:
- the dhx37 gene encoding probable ATP-dependent RNA helicase DHX37 yields the protein MGNLRKKHNWKGRQKGDPKQAVNVEKNEIAIEIQDGVRLKGVDESNALVLPANKAKKKKCSVPPVSNKKPLTKKQRKELEKVLQKKQKKAQRADILTRLAEVQVPESELKLLYTTSKLGLGDKIYHTKQSSDEVKDEVSGSKISSVSGANRKRKWKEEEEEAEEAENSEGSSDDDDDDDDENKEKEDDAVDKTAEASERKEISTLSEDSKEEVKEAQSERKQMLQPSVFIPVDRLPKVQEARLKLPILAEEQVIMEAVNENPCVIICGETGSGKTTQVPQFLYEAGYGSDTGIIGITEPRRVAAISMSHRVAKEMNVSTRVVSYQIRYEGNVTDETKIKFMTDGVLLKEIQKDFLLQRYSAIIIDEAHERSVYTDILIGLLSRIVPLRNKKGLPMKLMVMSATLRVEDFTDNQKLFKMPPPTIKVDARQFPVTIHFNKRTPLDDYTGEAFHKTCKIHRMLPSGGILVFLTGQAEVHSLCRRLRKAFPFRKGNTTTGHDEEGADHSEAVKKFKKAKHKKTISLPRIDLDNYSALPVDEGDEDREAGIAEDEDEGSDLDIGDDPGDTEEKADPSIPIYVLPLYSLLAPEQQAKVFRPPPPGTRLCVVATNVAETSLTIPGIKYVVDCGRVKKRFYDRVTGVSSFKVTWTSQASANQRAGRAGRTEPGHCYRLYSSAVFCDFSPFSEAEITRRPVDDLVLQMKDLNIEKVVNFPFPTPPPIEALVAAEQLLVSLGALKQPPRIGRVKEMEQARLSSPITPLGRAMASFPVAPRYAKMLALGKQQECLPYVIALVAAMTVRELFEDLDRPAGSEDENSKLSQRRARLAQMRRLWAGQGASLLLGDLMVMLGAVGACEFTGCTPKFCEDNGLRYKAMVEIRRLRSQLTNAVNAVCPELGMFVNPKMSPPSEHQVVCLRQITLAGLGDHLARRVQAEELLDPKWKNAYKTPLIDDPVFIHPTSPLFKTLPEFVVYQEILETTKMYMRGVSAVEAEWVPQLLPQYCHFSSPQETPPPWFCSSTGTIRCLRSSTFFRVAWQLPAVEMEYPDGLERYKLFAQFLLEGQVCPKLKAHRSHLLSNPSIMMKMWSKLQPRTEAMLGALVSQRVDCRDALLSLWKTEDKFLLSPYCQWLPEAMHEDIAKSWPPL from the exons ATGGGCAACCTGAGAAAGAAACACAACTGGAAAGGGAGACAGAAAGGCGACCCTAAACAAGcagtaaatgtagaaaaaaatgaaatCGCCATCGAAATACAAG ATGGAGTCAGACTGAAGGGTGTCGATGAGAGCAACGCCTTGGTGCTCCCAGCCAACAAAGCCAAAAAGAAGAAATGTTCAGTGCCTCCTGTTTCAAACAAGAAGCCTCTCACTAAGAAGCAGAGGAAGGAACTGGAGAAAGTTCTACAGAAGAAGCAGAAGAAAGCCCAG AGGGCTGACATCCTGACCCGACTGGCGGAAGTGCAGGTTCCAGAATCTGAATTGAAGCTACTATACACAACATCCAAACTGGGTCTTGGGGACAAGATTTACCACACTAAACA GTCATCAGATGAAGTAAAAGATGAAGTTTCTGGCTCAAAGATCAGCAGTGTCAGTGGGGCCAACAGGAAGAGAAaatggaaagaagaagaagaggaggcggAAGAAGCAGAGAATAGTGAAGGCTcatctgatgatgatgatgatgatgatgatgaaaataaGGAGAAGGAAGATGATGCAGTGGACAAAACCGCAGAAGCAAGTGAGCGCAAGGAAATAAGCACTCTGAGTGAGGACTCCAAAGAGGAGGTCAAAGAAGCACAGAGTGAGAGGAAGCAGATGTTGCAGCCATCTGTCTTCATCCCAGTTGATCGATTACCGAAAGTACAG GAGGCTCGTTTGAAGCTGCCCATCTTGGCAGAGGAGCAGGTGATCATGGAGGCCGTAAACGAGAACCCCTGTGTCATCATCTGTGGAGAGACAGGAAGTGGAAAAACGACGCAAGTGCCTCAGTTTCTGTATGAAGCCGGCTACGGCAG TGACACAGGCATCATTGGTATCACTGAGCCAAGAAGAGTAGCAGCAATCAGTATGTCCCACAGAGTGGCAAAAGAGATGAACGTGTCCACACG AGTGGTGTCCTATCAGATCCGATATGAGGGGAATGTGACTGATGAAACCAAAATCAAGTTCATGACGGATGGTGTTCTTTTGAAGGAGATCCAGAAG GATTTCCTGCTGCAGCGTTACAGCGCTATCATCATAGACGAGGCCCACGAGCGAAGCGTGTACACAGACATTTTGATCGGACTGCTTTCTCGTATTGTTCCACTGAGAAACAAG AAAGGTTTGCCCATGAAGCTGATGGTGATGTCAGCTACTCTGCGTGTGGAGGACTTCACCGACAACCAAAAGTTGTTTAAGATGCCCCCACCCACCATTAAAGTGGATGCACGCCAATTCCCTGTCACCATACACTTCAACAAACGCACCCCACTAGATGATTACACAGGAGAGGCCTTCCACAAGACCTGCAAAATTCACCGGATGCTGCCTTCAG GGGGTATCCTGGTGTTCCTTACTGGTCAGGCTGAGGTTCACAGCCTTTGTAGACGACTGAGAAAAGCTTTCCCGTTCAGGAAGGGCAACACAACCACTG GCCATGATGAAGAGGGGGCAGACCACTCAGAGGCAGTGAAGAAGTTCAAGAAGGCCAAACATAAGAAGACAATT TCACTGCCTCGTATCGACTTGGACAACTACTCTGCCTTGCCTGTGGACGAAGGAGACGAGGACAGGGAAGCAGGCATTGCAGAGGACGAGGACGAAGGCTCTGACCTGGACATCGGAGATGATCCCGGCGACACAG AAGAGAAGGCTGACCCGTCCATCCCCATATACGTCCTCCCGCTCTATTCTCTTTTGGCTCCTGAACAGCAAGCCAag GTGTTCAGACCTCCTCCTCCTGGCACTCGTCTTTGTGTGGTCGCCACCAATGTTGCTGAGACCTCGCTGACAATCCCTGGCATCAAATATGTGGTTGACTGCGGGCGGGTGAAGAAACGTTTCTATGACCGTGTGACAGGCGTGTCCTCGTTTAAGGTGACTTGGACCTCGCAGGCCTCAGCCAATCAGAGGGCGGGTAGAGCTGGGCGAACGGAGCCGGGACACTGTTACAG GTTGTACTCGTCTGCGGTGTTTTGCGACTTCAGTCCATTTTCTGAAGCAGAGATCACTCGCAGGCCTGTAGACGATCTTGTCCTCCAGATGAAAGATCTCAACATAGAAAAG GTGGTCAATTTTCCTTTTCCCACTCCTCCTCCTATTGAAGCTCTTGTTGCAGCGGAACAGTTGCTTGTCTCCTTAGGAGCACTCAAACAGCCGCCTCGCATTGGAAG GGTAAAAGAGATGGAGCAGGCCAGGCTGAGCTCGCCTATTACGCCGCTGGGCAGAGCCATGGCCTCTTTCCCTGTCGCACCACGCTACGCTAAGATGCTGGCGCTCGGCAAGCAGCAGGAGTGCTTGCCCTACGTCATCGCCTTGGTCGCTGCTATGACAGTCAGGGAGCTTTTCGAAGACCTCGATAG ACCTGCAGGTAGTGAAGATGAGAACTCCAAGCTCTCCCAACGTCGTGCTCGTCTGGCCCAAATGAGGAGGTTGTGGGCAGGGCAAGGCGCGTCACTCTTGCTTGGGGACCTCATGGTCATGTTAG gtgctgtcgGTGCGTGTGAATTCACCGGCTGCACGCCCAAATTCTGCGAAGACAACGGGCTGAGATACAAAGCCATGGTGGAGATCAGGCGGCTCAGAAGTCAACTTACTAATGCAG TGAACGCTGTGTGCCCAGAGCTGGGCATGTTTGTCAACCCCAAGATGAGTCCGCCTTCAGAGCACCAGGTGGTCTGCTTGCGACAGATCACTTTAGCAGGACTCGGGGACCATCTGGCAAGAAGAGTGCAGGCGGAGGAATTGTTAGATCCAAAATGGAAAAACGCTTACAAG ACGCCGCTTATTGACGACCCGGTGTTCATTCACCCGACGTCGCCACTTTTCAAAACACTTCCTGAGTTTGTCGTCTACCAAGAAATCTTGGAGACTACCAAGATGTACATGAGAG GTGTGTCCGCGGTGGAAGCCGAGTGGGTCCCCCAGCTCCTGCCTCAGTACTGCCATTTCAGCTCTCCTCAGGAGACACCACCACCGTGGTTTTGTTCCTCCACAGGCACCATTCGATGTCTCCGCTCAAGCACCTTTT TCCGAGTGGCCTGGCAGCTGCCTGCTGTGGAGATGGAATATCCAGACGGTCTGGAGCGATACAAACTGTTTGCTCAGTTTCTTCTTGAGGGACAG GTGTGTCCCAAACTGAAGGCCCACAGGAGTCATCTGCTGTCCAATCCCTCCATCATGATGAAAATGTGGTCTAA GCTTCAGCCCAGGACGGAAGCCATGCTTGGGGCTCTCGTGTCGCAGAGAGTCGACTGCAGAGACGCCCTGCTCTCCCTGTGGAAGACTGAAGATAAAT TTCTGCTGTCTCCTTACTGCCAGTGGCTACCCGAGGCAATGCATGAGGACATTGCCAAGAGTTGGCCTCCGCTATGA